From a region of the Coffea arabica cultivar ET-39 chromosome 3e, Coffea Arabica ET-39 HiFi, whole genome shotgun sequence genome:
- the LOC113737492 gene encoding uncharacterized protein: MLEGEQGVRDTQQAATGQLILLHNSELGSLVVHLSGREEVPHDEQGDIDIELSTVAGNLSPRLVDRQQRVGESAVVALNIDQSQAVERESKQARGKGVRARIPSDRQLRSATSSHNSFQCSVEERRELWSNLVADKLSSLPWCIGGDFNVIMAPHEKRGGRPFAVTEGVEFMSFLEEAGVFDVGFSGPSFTLLVNGKCLDFSAAISVVHLARHPSDHAPLKISFASRIDNKPRSFRFLNVWRTKPDLLEVIRHAWGQETSGSPLRVLCSKLLATRRAIQVWNKQCFGNVFDAVREAEQAVQRAEEAVDHDDSEAGQVELRKAQAKLRYALSIEEQYWSQKARVKWLRSGDHNSRYFHAVVRQRRAQGMIHQIKKSNGDWVDTDAEIASEAITYFSNLFAGPLEATSDMLHLIPPLITAEDNRMFEAVPTIEEVHQVVRAMDGDSAAGPDGFTELPRFITSTSIVLVPKVSNPQDLSQFRPISLCNFFNKLLSRILADRVTSVLPRIISPKQSGFVKGRNISENYLLAQEMVSGIRKKVRGGNIVLKLDMSKAYGRVSWLHIIGVLRRFGFGERFIDRVWWLLSNVWFSVIINGSSHGFFKSMRGLRQGDPLSPALFIIGAEVLSRGLNALMVQLGFLGFKVPYGCPSITHLAFADDVLIFANGSSSSLKDIMQVLEIYQRCSGQLISAQKSGYLVHPSLSLARRRVIERVTGFTWQPFPIRYLGFPLYFGRCKSSYYGAVCQSILGRVLSWKSKFLSAGGKMVLIKHVWSSMPVPLLSAAVIPTSVFKSIEQNGPSLSSRDEVDGFGGLEAYVEREATRGTFHGDIVPSILQYPVPDGGCADEVIWVPSTFGTFTLASAFRDVRQARNTSVVFSKVWHPRLPLKVSFYMLRLLVERLPLPDALCILGFHLPSKCFCCHGASEESIEHVFASGHVASEARNKAVFEGEQMRSTVICQSIFSEVKSIVEIHFKQKLGVQTFCQLFDWSNLTTRVFDFKLVRWEAKPMGGLVLNTDGCSKGNPGVGGGGGVLRDSTGMPLVVFSVFFGETTCLRAETLALLIGLQTCVHRGFINLWVQSDSLVLVGVLQRRIQCPWQI, encoded by the exons ATGTTGGAAGGGGAGCAAGGGGTCCGCGATACACAGCAGGCTGCCACGGGGCAGCTGATTCTGCTGCACAACAGCGAGCTGGGGAGTTTGGTTGTCCATTTGAGTGGGAGGGAGGAGGTGCCTCACGATGAACAAGGGGACATCGACATTGAGTTATCGACTGTGGCAGGGAATCTATCCCCACGGCTGGTCGATCGACAACAGAGGGTGGGGGAGTCAGCGGTGGTGGCTTTGAACATTGACCAATCTCAGGCAGTTGAGAGAGAATCCAAGCAAGCGAGAGGGAAGGGTGTGcgcgctcgtattccctctgaCAGACAGCTTCGGTCCGCGACATCTTCCCATAACTCCTTTCAG TGCTCCGTGGAGGAGCGGAGAGAACTTTGGAGCAACCTAGTAGCGGATAAGCTTAGCTCTCTGCCATGGTGCATTGGGGGGGATTTTAATGTCATAATGGCTCCTCATGAAAAACGGGGAGGCAGACCGTTTGCTGTAACTGAGGGGGTGGAGTTTATGTCCTTCTTGGAGGAGGCTGGGGTTTTTGATGTGGGCTTTTCAGGGCCTAGCTTCAC GCTGTTAGTCAATGGGAAATGTTTGGATTTCTCTGCAGCCATCTCTGTGGTTCACTTGGCGAGACATCCCTCGGACCATGCGCCGTTGAAGATTTCGTTTGCTTCTCGGATTGACAATAAGCCAAGGTCTTTCCGATTCTTGAATGTCTGGAGGACTAAACCGGACCTTTTGGAGGTGATTAGACATGCCTGGGGTCAAGAAACAAGTGGTTCTCCACTGCGTGTTTTGTGCTCTAAATTATTGGCGACGAGGAGGGCTATTCAGGTCTGGAACAAGCAATGTTTTGGAAATGTGTTCGATGCTGTTCGTGAGGCGGAGCAGGCGGTACAAAGGGCTGAGGAGGCTGTGGATCATGATGATTCGGAAGCGGGTCAAGTTGAACTCAGGAAGGCTCAAGCGAAGCTACGTTATGCTTTGTCTATTGAAGAGCAGTATTGGAGTCAAAAGGCACGAGTTAAATGGCTTCGAAGTGGAGATCATAATTCGAGGTATTTTCATGCGGTGGTAAGGCAGAGACGGGCCCAAGGGATGATACATCAAATAAAGAAGTCCAACGGTGATTGGGTGGATACGGATGCTGAGATAGCAAGTGAGGCAATCACGTACTTTTCTAATCTTTTTGCTGGACCGTTGGAGGCTACTTCCGATATGTTGCACCTCATTCCACCCTTGATTACAGCGGAGGATAATCGCATGTTTGAGGCAGTTCCTACTATAGAGGAGGTGCATCAAGTTGTAAGGGCAATGGATGGGGATAGTGCAGCGGGCCCTGATGGATTCACAGAACTACCTCGCTTCATCACCTCTACCTCGATCGTGCTGGTTCCTAAAGTCTCGAATCCTCAGGATCTCTCTCAATTTAGACCGATTAGTCTGTGTAACTTCTTTAACAAGTTGTTATCCAGAATCTTGGCTGATAGAGTGACTAGTGTCTTGCCAAGGATTATTTCCCCTAAGCAGTCAGGGTTTGTTAAGGGCCGCAATATATCGGAGAATTACCTACTAGCTCAAGAGATGGTGTCGGGTATTAGGAAAAAAGTTAGGGGTGGCAACATCGTTCTGAAGCTAGACATGTCCAAAGCTTATGGCAGGGTATCTTGGTTGCATATTATTGGGGTCTTGCGGAGGTTTGGCTTTGGGGAGCGTTTCATAGATAGGGTATGGTGGCTATTGTCTAATGTTTGGTTTTCGGTAATTATCAATGGGTCTTCGCACGGATTCTTTAAGTCTATGAGAGGGTTACGTCAGGGTGACCCATTGTCGCCGGCATTATTTATTATAGGGGCCGAGGTCTTGTCGAGAGGCTTAAATGCCCTCATGGTGCAATTGGGTTTCTTGGGGTTTAAAGTTCCATATGGCTGCCCCTCTATAACTCATTTGGCATTTGCGGATGATGTGCTTATTTTTGCGAATGGGTCCTCCTCCTCTCTGAAGGACATTATGCAGGTGTTGGAGATATATCAACGGTGCTCAGGCCAGTTGATAAGTGCTCAAAAAAGTGGGTACTTGGTTCATCCGTCTTTGTCCCTGGCTAGAAGAAGGGTGATTGAACGTGTCACGGGGTTTACTTGGCAGCCTTTTCCTATCCGCTATCTAGGGTTTCCGCTTTACTTTGGGAGGTGTAAATCTTCATATTATGGAGCAGTGTGTCAGTCTATCCTTGGACGGGTCTTGTCATGGAAATCGAAGTTTTTGTCTGCAGGGGGCAAGATGGTTTTAATCAAGCATGTGTGGTCGTCAATGCCAGTACCTTTGCTATCCGCTGCTGTGATTCCTACCTCGGTTTTTAAATCCATAGAGCAG AATGGTCCATCCTTGTCAAGCAGAGATGAGGTTGACGGATTCGGCGGTCTGGAGGCATATGTTGAACGTGAGGCGACACGTGGAACTTTCCATG GGGACATTGTCCCCTCCATCTTACAGTACCCGGTCCCTGATGGAGGGTGTGCAGATGAAGTCATTTGGGTGCCATCGACGTTTGGTACATTCACATTAGCATCTGCTTTTCGAGACGTCCGACAGGCCCGTAACACGTCGGTGGTTTTCTCTAAGGTTTGGCATCCTCGCCTCCCTTTGAAAGTGTCATTCTATATGTTGCGTCTATTGGTGGAGAGGCTGCCACTGCCGGATGCTTTATGCATACTTGGGTTCCATTTGCCTTCTAAATGTTTTTGCTGTCATGGTGCGTCTGAGGAATCTATTGAGCATGTGTTTGCCAGTGGTCACGTAGCGTCAGAG GCTAGAAATAAAGCAGTGTTTGAGGGGGAACAGATGCGGTCTACTGTCATTTGTCAATCCATCTTCTCGGAAGTCAAGTCCATTGTGGAGATCCACTTCAAACAAAAGCTTGGGGTGCAAACATTCTGTCAGTTGTTTGATTGGTCGAATTTGACTACCAGGGTATTTGACTTTAAACTTGTTCGCTGGGAGGCGAAGCCGATGGGGGGTCTGGTGCTTAATACGGATGGTTGTTCCAAAGGTAATCCAGGTGTGGGTGGAGGTGGAGGGGTTCTTCGGGATTCAACTGGGATGCCTCTGGTTGTGTTTTCGGTTTTCTTTGGGGAAAC